The following proteins come from a genomic window of Pseudomonas sp. WJP1:
- a CDS encoding cytochrome b yields the protein MQLRNSNSRYGWVSIFMHWGVALAVFGLFALGLWMVGLDYYSTWRKDAPDLHKSIGLVLLGVMVLRVLWRFISPPPPTLSSYSRLTRLGAHFGHGFLYLSLFAVMIAGYLISTAEGVGIPVFGLFEVPALVSGLPDQADTAGVIHLWLAWVLVIFSGLHALAALKHHFIDRDVTLKRMLGRKA from the coding sequence ATGCAGCTACGAAATTCCAATTCCCGTTACGGCTGGGTCAGCATTTTCATGCACTGGGGTGTGGCGCTGGCGGTCTTCGGCCTGTTCGCGTTGGGGCTGTGGATGGTCGGGCTCGACTACTACAGCACCTGGCGCAAAGACGCGCCGGACCTGCACAAGAGTATCGGCCTGGTGTTGCTGGGTGTGATGGTGCTGCGGGTGTTGTGGCGTTTCATCAGTCCGCCGCCACCGACCCTTTCCAGCTACAGCCGTCTGACACGCCTGGGCGCCCATTTCGGCCATGGCTTTCTGTATCTCAGTCTGTTCGCTGTGATGATTGCCGGTTACCTGATTTCCACCGCAGAAGGTGTCGGTATCCCGGTGTTCGGCTTGTTTGAAGTGCCTGCGCTGGTGTCCGGACTACCGGACCAGGCAGATACCGCCGGTGTGATTCACCTCTGGCTGGCGTGGGTGCTGGTAATTTTTTCCGGCCTCCATGCGTTGGCAGCATTGAAGCACCACTTTATCGACCGTGATGTGACCCTCAAGCGAATGCTGGGTCGCAAAGCCTGA
- a CDS encoding DEAD/DEAH box helicase, translated as MSFASLGLSEALVRAIEAAGYTEPTPVQQRAIPAVLQGRDLMVAAQTGTGKTGGFALPILERLFPNGHPDKSQRHGPRQPRVLVLTPTRELAAQVHESFKVYARDLKFVSACIFGGVGMNPQVQAMSRGVDVLVACPGRLLDLAGQGSVDLSHVEILVLDEADRMLDMGFVHDVKKVLARLPAKRQNLLFSATFSKDITDLAGKLLHNPERIEVTPPNTTVERIEQRVFRLPASHKRALLAHLITAGAWEQVLVFTRTKHGANRLAEYLDKHGLSAVAIHGNKSQNARTKALADFKAGTVRILVATDIAARGLDIDQLPHVVNFELPNVDEDYVHRIGRTGRAGRSGEAISLVAPDEEKLLKSIERMTKQKIADGDLMGFDASAVEAEKPEARERPDMRNPRNPRGPRGDGPNGSGGGGGRKDKGKDKGKEKPAGERGERPARQQKPREGTPAREQRQPSQPPRAAADRAPDEFLDDDIDNFGNRVDYVPQQKPAQGRGRRPGAPAQGTAAGSGAPRGGKPQGGRQNGPRSSDGASTGTPPAKRSGPRSGAPRDGQARREDSRNRRPARDEQSRSEPAVQNPRGPAPKIMHKESKADRFPTPEQLDQLPSRPRGEKPALLTRNR; from the coding sequence ATGTCCTTTGCTTCCCTCGGTCTCTCCGAGGCTTTAGTCCGCGCCATCGAGGCAGCGGGCTATACCGAGCCTACTCCGGTGCAACAGCGGGCCATTCCCGCCGTGTTGCAAGGTCGCGACCTGATGGTCGCGGCACAGACAGGTACTGGTAAAACCGGCGGTTTCGCCCTTCCGATCCTGGAGCGGTTGTTCCCCAACGGTCACCCGGACAAATCCCAGCGTCACGGCCCGCGCCAACCGCGCGTACTGGTCCTGACCCCTACTCGCGAACTCGCGGCGCAAGTGCACGAAAGCTTCAAGGTCTATGCCCGTGACCTGAAGTTCGTCAGCGCCTGCATCTTCGGCGGCGTCGGTATGAACCCGCAGGTCCAGGCCATGTCCCGTGGCGTAGACGTGCTGGTGGCCTGCCCTGGCCGCCTGCTCGACCTGGCCGGCCAAGGCAGCGTCGACCTGTCCCACGTGGAAATCCTCGTGCTGGACGAAGCCGACCGCATGCTCGACATGGGCTTCGTCCATGACGTGAAGAAAGTCCTCGCCCGTCTGCCGGCCAAGCGCCAGAACCTGCTGTTCTCGGCGACCTTCTCCAAGGACATCACCGACCTCGCCGGCAAGCTGCTGCACAACCCGGAACGCATCGAAGTCACGCCGCCGAACACCACGGTCGAGCGCATCGAACAGCGCGTATTCCGCCTGCCGGCCAGCCACAAGCGTGCACTGCTGGCGCACCTGATCACCGCTGGCGCCTGGGAACAGGTCCTGGTGTTCACCCGCACCAAGCACGGCGCCAACCGCCTGGCCGAGTACCTGGACAAACACGGCCTGAGCGCCGTCGCGATCCACGGCAACAAGAGCCAGAACGCTCGCACCAAAGCCCTGGCCGACTTCAAGGCCGGTACCGTGCGCATCCTGGTTGCCACCGACATCGCCGCTCGCGGCCTGGACATCGACCAGTTGCCACACGTGGTCAACTTCGAACTGCCGAACGTCGATGAAGACTACGTGCACCGCATTGGCCGTACCGGCCGTGCCGGTCGTTCGGGCGAGGCGATCTCGCTGGTGGCCCCGGACGAAGAAAAACTGCTGAAAAGCATCGAGCGCATGACCAAGCAGAAAATCGCCGACGGCGACCTGATGGGCTTCGATGCCAGCGCCGTGGAAGCCGAGAAACCCGAAGCACGCGAGCGTCCGGACATGCGCAACCCGCGCAATCCACGTGGCCCACGCGGCGACGGTCCGAATGGCAGCGGTGGTGGTGGCGGTCGCAAGGACAAAGGCAAGGACAAGGGCAAGGAAAAACCGGCGGGTGAGCGCGGTGAGCGTCCGGCCCGTCAGCAAAAGCCACGCGAAGGCACCCCGGCCCGCGAACAGCGCCAGCCAAGCCAGCCGCCGCGCGCCGCAGCTGATCGTGCTCCAGACGAGTTCCTGGACGACGATATCGATAACTTCGGTAACCGCGTCGACTACGTGCCACAGCAGAAACCGGCCCAGGGCCGCGGCCGTCGCCCGGGTGCTCCGGCACAAGGCACAGCTGCAGGCTCCGGCGCTCCGCGCGGTGGCAAGCCACAGGGTGGCCGCCAGAACGGTCCGCGCAGCAGCGATGGCGCCAGCACCGGCACCCCGCCAGCCAAGCGCAGCGGCCCACGCAGCGGCGCTCCACGTGATGGCCAGGCCCGTCGCGAAGACTCGCGCAACCGCCGCCCGGCCCGTGACGAGCAATCGCGTTCGGAACCGGCCGTGCAGAACCCACGCGGCCCCGCGCCGAAGATCATGCACAAGGAGTCGAAGGCCGATCGCTTCCCGACACCTGAGCAGCTGGATCAACTGCCAAGCCGTCCTCGTGGCGAAAAACCGGCATTGCTGACCCGCAATCGCTGA
- a CDS encoding YceI family protein, whose translation MLKKTLAALAISSALLSAGSVMAADYVVDKEGQHAFVDFKISHLGYSFITGTFKDIDGKFSFDAAKPEDSKIEFNVNTASVFTNNAERDKHISSKDFLNGSKATFVSTSVKPTGKNAAGKDTADVAGDLTILGVTKPIVVKATFLGEGKDPWGGYRAGFEGTFSLKRSDFGKQKDLGPSSDAVEMYVTFEGVKAK comes from the coding sequence ATGTTGAAAAAGACTCTGGCCGCTCTGGCAATCAGTTCCGCCCTGTTGTCCGCCGGTAGCGTCATGGCCGCTGACTACGTGGTCGACAAGGAAGGCCAGCACGCCTTCGTTGACTTCAAGATCAGCCACTTGGGCTACAGCTTCATCACCGGTACTTTCAAGGACATCGACGGCAAGTTCAGCTTTGACGCTGCCAAGCCTGAAGACAGCAAGATCGAGTTCAACGTGAACACCGCCAGCGTGTTCACCAACAACGCCGAGCGCGACAAGCACATCTCCAGCAAAGACTTCCTGAACGGCAGCAAAGCCACGTTTGTTTCCACCAGCGTCAAACCTACCGGCAAAAACGCTGCTGGCAAGGACACTGCTGACGTGGCTGGTGACCTGACTATCCTCGGTGTGACCAAGCCAATCGTGGTCAAAGCCACTTTCCTGGGTGAAGGCAAGGATCCATGGGGCGGCTACCGTGCAGGCTTCGAGGGTACCTTCAGCCTCAAGCGTTCCGATTTCGGCAAGCAGAAAGACCTGGGTCCATCGTCCGATGCAGTTGAAATGTACGTGACGTTTGAAGGTGTCAAAGCGAAGTAA
- the metF gene encoding methylenetetrahydrofolate reductase [NAD(P)H], which yields MSQDRRYSFEFFPTKTDAGHEKLLATARQLATYNPDFFSCTYGAGGSTRDRTLNTVLQLESEVKVPAAPHLSCVGDSKSDLRGLLSQYKAAGIQRIVALRGDLPSGMGMASGEMRHANDLVEFIREETGDHFHIEVAAYPEMHPQARNFEDDINNFVRKANAGADSAITQYFFNADSYFYFVERVRAKGVNIPIVPGIMPITNYSKLARFSDACGAEIPRWIRKQLEAYGDDTQSIQRFGEQVITEMCERLLQGGAPGLHFYTLNQAEASLAVWNNLKLPR from the coding sequence ATGTCCCAAGATCGTCGCTACAGCTTCGAGTTCTTCCCTACCAAGACCGACGCTGGGCATGAAAAGCTGCTCGCCACTGCCCGTCAGCTGGCCACGTACAACCCCGATTTCTTCTCCTGCACCTACGGTGCGGGTGGCTCGACCCGTGATCGCACGCTCAACACCGTGTTGCAGCTCGAGAGCGAAGTCAAAGTCCCGGCCGCACCGCACCTGTCGTGCGTCGGCGACAGCAAGTCGGACCTGCGCGGCCTGCTGAGCCAGTACAAGGCTGCCGGCATCCAGCGCATCGTCGCCTTGCGCGGTGACCTGCCTTCGGGCATGGGCATGGCCAGCGGTGAAATGCGCCACGCCAACGACCTGGTTGAATTCATCCGTGAAGAAACTGGCGACCATTTCCACATCGAAGTCGCCGCCTACCCGGAAATGCATCCGCAGGCACGCAACTTCGAAGACGATATCAACAACTTCGTGCGCAAGGCCAACGCTGGCGCCGACAGTGCGATCACCCAGTACTTCTTCAACGCCGACAGCTACTTCTACTTCGTCGAGCGTGTACGGGCCAAAGGCGTGAACATCCCGATCGTGCCGGGGATCATGCCGATCACCAACTACAGCAAGCTGGCACGCTTCTCCGATGCCTGCGGTGCGGAAATCCCGCGCTGGATCCGCAAGCAACTGGAAGCCTACGGTGACGACACCCAGAGCATTCAGCGTTTCGGCGAGCAAGTCATCACCGAAATGTGCGAACGCCTGCTGCAGGGCGGCGCGCCAGGGCTGCACTTCTACACACTGAACCAGGCTGAAGCGAGCCTCGCGGTGTGGAACAACCTGAAGTTGCCGCGTTAA
- a CDS encoding substrate-binding periplasmic protein: MPLITQFVALLVFTCLSFAARGEKLRIVTEPWAPYVYEENGKAQGLDYETTAIVFKRLGIEVEWQFLPWKRCLSMLETGQADGALDIFHSDERDATLLYPSEPLSDVQFVMFYANARPHPFRTLDELRGLTIGISPGYLYSQDFRNSTLFTREPAPSHEANFGKLVRGRIDLLITDRRVGQHLLDELNIRNQITENPVVISQQSQFLAVRRNAGMDLLVQRFGAELKRFKREPAYAELSARYGAAPADTPNAGRTTANTEKTVEQQESGAQ; this comes from the coding sequence ATGCCTTTGATCACGCAGTTCGTCGCCCTGCTTGTTTTCACTTGCCTTAGCTTTGCCGCTAGGGGCGAGAAGCTGCGCATTGTCACCGAACCCTGGGCACCTTACGTGTACGAGGAGAACGGCAAGGCACAGGGACTGGACTACGAAACCACCGCCATCGTCTTCAAGCGCCTGGGCATCGAAGTGGAATGGCAGTTCCTGCCATGGAAACGCTGCCTGTCGATGCTTGAAACCGGTCAGGCCGATGGCGCGCTGGACATCTTCCATAGCGATGAGCGCGACGCGACCCTGCTCTACCCCAGCGAACCGCTGTCAGACGTGCAGTTCGTGATGTTCTACGCCAACGCCAGGCCCCATCCGTTTCGCACCCTCGACGAACTGCGCGGCCTGACCATCGGCATCTCTCCTGGCTACCTGTACAGCCAGGACTTCAGGAACTCGACCCTGTTCACCCGGGAACCAGCACCGAGCCATGAGGCGAACTTCGGCAAACTGGTGCGAGGACGAATCGACCTGCTGATCACCGACCGCAGGGTGGGCCAGCACTTGCTCGACGAACTGAACATCCGCAACCAGATCACCGAAAATCCCGTCGTCATCAGTCAGCAGAGCCAGTTCCTGGCGGTGCGACGCAATGCCGGCATGGATTTGCTGGTGCAGCGCTTCGGCGCCGAACTCAAACGTTTCAAGCGCGAACCGGCCTACGCAGAGCTCAGCGCGCGATATGGCGCCGCACCAGCCGATACTCCCAACGCCGGGCGGACCACGGCCAACACGGAAAAAACCGTTGAGCAGCAGGAAAGCGGCGCGCAGTGA
- the ahcY gene encoding adenosylhomocysteinase, producing the protein MSAVITPADFNDYKVADMSLAAWGRRETIIAESEMPALMGLRRKYSEEQPLKGAKILGCIHMTIQTAVLIETLVALGAEVRWSSCNIFSTQDQAAASIAAAGIPVFAWKGETEQEYEWCLEQTILKDGQPWDANMILDDGGDLTELLHKKYPQVLDRVHGVTEETTTGVHRLLDMLAKGELKIPAINVNDSVTKSKNDNKYGCRHSLNDAIKRGTDHLLSGKQALVIGYGDVGKGSAQSLRQEGMIVKVSEVDPICAMQACMDGFELVSPFIDGINTGTEESIDKALLGKIDLIVTTTGNVNVCDANMLKALKKRAVVCNIGHFDNEIDTAFMRKNWAWEEVKPQVHKIHRTGAGAFDAQNDDYLILLAEGRLVNLGNATGHPSRIMDGSFANQVLAQIFLFGQKYADLSPAQKAERLTVEVLPKKLDEEVALEMVRGFGGVVTQLTKTQADYIGVTVEGPFKPHAYRY; encoded by the coding sequence ATGAGCGCTGTTATCACGCCTGCAGATTTTAACGATTACAAAGTCGCCGACATGTCCCTGGCTGCCTGGGGCCGTCGCGAAACCATCATCGCCGAATCGGAAATGCCAGCCCTGATGGGTCTGCGTCGCAAGTACTCCGAAGAGCAACCGCTCAAGGGCGCGAAGATCCTCGGCTGCATCCACATGACCATCCAGACCGCCGTGCTGATCGAAACCCTGGTTGCCCTGGGTGCCGAAGTACGCTGGTCGTCCTGCAACATTTTCTCGACTCAAGACCAGGCTGCTGCGTCCATCGCCGCTGCCGGCATTCCGGTTTTCGCCTGGAAAGGTGAAACCGAGCAAGAGTACGAGTGGTGCCTGGAGCAGACCATCCTCAAGGATGGCCAGCCATGGGACGCCAACATGATCCTCGACGACGGCGGCGACCTGACCGAACTGCTGCACAAGAAGTACCCACAGGTACTGGATCGCGTTCACGGCGTGACCGAAGAAACCACCACCGGCGTGCACCGCCTGCTGGACATGCTGGCCAAGGGCGAGCTGAAAATCCCGGCCATCAACGTCAACGACTCGGTGACCAAGAGCAAGAACGACAACAAGTACGGCTGCCGTCACAGCCTGAACGATGCGATCAAGCGCGGCACTGACCACCTGCTGTCCGGCAAGCAAGCGCTGGTCATCGGTTACGGCGACGTGGGCAAGGGTTCCGCTCAGTCCCTGCGTCAGGAAGGCATGATCGTCAAAGTCTCCGAAGTCGACCCGATCTGCGCCATGCAAGCCTGCATGGACGGTTTCGAACTGGTTTCGCCGTTCATCGACGGGATCAACACCGGTACCGAAGAAAGCATCGACAAGGCCCTGCTGGGCAAGATCGACCTGATCGTGACCACCACCGGTAACGTCAATGTTTGCGATGCGAACATGCTCAAGGCCCTGAAGAAGCGCGCTGTTGTCTGCAACATCGGCCACTTCGACAACGAAATCGACACCGCTTTCATGCGCAAGAACTGGGCATGGGAAGAAGTGAAGCCACAGGTTCACAAGATCCATCGTACCGGCGCTGGTGCATTCGATGCCCAGAACGACGACTACCTGATCCTGCTGGCCGAAGGCCGTCTGGTTAACCTGGGCAACGCCACTGGCCACCCGAGCCGCATCATGGACGGTTCGTTCGCCAACCAGGTACTGGCTCAGATCTTCCTGTTCGGCCAGAAGTACGCCGACCTGTCGCCAGCCCAGAAAGCCGAGCGCCTGACCGTTGAAGTACTGCCGAAGAAACTCGACGAAGAAGTGGCCCTGGAAATGGTCCGCGGTTTCGGCGGCGTCGTGACTCAACTGACCAAGACCCAGGCCGACTACATCGGCGTGACTGTCGAAGGTCCGTTCAAGCCGCACGCTTACCGCTACTGA